The genomic segment CCCACCGTGTGGGTGCGACCCTGACCGTCCAGGGCCACGCTGCTCAGGCCCAGGGTGTCGGCGTGGCGCTGCGCGGCGCGGGCCACCAGCAGACCCAGGGGCAGTTCGCTCGACAGCGCGCGGCTGACCTGACCGCGCAGATCGTGCAGGGCGGCGACATCGGCGCTGCGGCGCAGGTAGGCGCCGAACCACACGCTGCCAGCGGGGGTGCCAGTGGGCGCGGAAACGGGGGCCGGCATGGGGGCGGGCTGGGCGGCGGGCTCGGGCTGGGCCGCCACTTCGGGCATGGTGGGCGCGGCCACCGGCTCGGGCATGGGGGCCGGTTCGGCCACGGGCGCGGGGGGAGTATCCACCACCGGCTCGGGCTCGGCCACGGCGGGCGCGGCGACCACAGGCTCACTGATGACAGGCTCGCTGACCACAGGCGCCGGGGCCTCAACGACGGGGGCCGGGGTGGGCTCGGGCGTGTGGACCGGCTCGGGCTGTGCGACCTCGGCCTGGGCAGCCACAGGCTGGAAGGCCGGGGTGGGCTCGGGCATGGGGGCCGGCGTTTCGATCACCGGGGCGGGGGCAGCGGGCGCGGCGGCCACAGGGGCCGGTGTAGGGGCTGGGGCCACGGGCGCCACGGGTTCCGGGGTGGGGGCCGGCTGGGCCGCTTCGGGCTGTGCGGGCTTCTGATACAGGCGCGAGAGCAGGCTGCTCAGGCCGCCAGCAGCGGCGGGCGCGGCGGGGGGCGGCGTGACCGGCGCCGGGGCGGGCTCGGGCATGGGCGCCTGCGCGGCGGGCATCACCGGCTCGGGCATCGGGGCGCTCACGGCCGGGGCCACGGGCGCGGGGATGGGCTCGGGCATGGGGGCCGGGGCCGCTGCCGCCGGGGTCACCTCGGGCTCGTCGTCCAGTTCGAACTCGGTGTCCTCGTCGAGGTTGCTGGGGGCCGGGGTGGCCGGCACCTCGGGCGAGGCCGTACGGGTCTGCTCCACAAAGGCCGTCAGGTCGGTGTCCACGCCCGCGCGGCTGAGCATGTCGGCGTTCATGCCGGCCTGATTCAGCATGGCGGCGCTGGGCACTTCTTCGCCGTTCCAGTCGGGCGGGGGCAGGTCCACCGGGGTGTCGGGCGGATCTTCCTCGCCGGACATGACGCGGGACAGGTAATTCAGGATGTCCTGTTCCACGATCTGGCCGCCTGCACCGGAGCCTTGAATCTTCTGCCAGT from the Deinococcus aquaedulcis genome contains:
- a CDS encoding E3 binding domain-containing protein; protein product: MERIAPLAKVLAEANGIDWQKIQGSGAGGQIVEQDILNYLSRVMSGEEDPPDTPVDLPPPDWNGEEVPSAAMLNQAGMNADMLSRAGVDTDLTAFVEQTRTASPEVPATPAPSNLDEDTEFELDDEPEVTPAAAAPAPMPEPIPAPVAPAVSAPMPEPVMPAAQAPMPEPAPAPVTPPPAAPAAAGGLSSLLSRLYQKPAQPEAAQPAPTPEPVAPVAPAPTPAPVAAAPAAPAPVIETPAPMPEPTPAFQPVAAQAEVAQPEPVHTPEPTPAPVVEAPAPVVSEPVISEPVVAAPAVAEPEPVVDTPPAPVAEPAPMPEPVAAPTMPEVAAQPEPAAQPAPMPAPVSAPTGTPAGSVWFGAYLRRSADVAALHDLRGQVSRALSSELPLGLLVARAAQRHADTLGLSSVALDGQGRTHTVGSGSLRDAVAALDTTFDGTPDLLVVDAAALDLDDLHYPQTVTLSVGRSEGGRATLSLNGDVDTTRAAQFLAQVAATLEQPILLVL